The Erigeron canadensis isolate Cc75 chromosome 4, C_canadensis_v1, whole genome shotgun sequence genome window below encodes:
- the LOC122595636 gene encoding serine/threonine-protein kinase STY46 gives MVMESCSSRSVESSPSRTTAANSSNSHRQQMKKLQVYNEVLHRLKEINNEEANEAGFDDQLLAHFNRLPTRYALDVNVERAEDVLMHKRLLHLAHDPANRPAFDVRLVQVSPTTDVSSDDLTYSSSPRHQTSNSIHPPPAFGSSPNLEALALEANESQVRNGDSAVNSYSTMRRPMHEITFSTEDKPKLLSQLTALLAEVGLNIQEAHAFSTVDRYSLDVFVVDGWPYEETEQLRTALERELCNLEKQSWLIQHSSSTLSELDQASTPCQPSHLTIPNDGTDVWEIDSRFLILDRKVASGSYGDLYKGTYRSQEVAIKILKTERVNSDLQKEFAQEVYILRKVRHKNVVQFIGACTKPPSLCIVTEFMSGGSVYDYLHKQKGTFKLPMLLKVSIDISKGMNYLHQNNIIHRDLKAANLLMDEHEVVKVADFGVARVKAQTGVMTAETGTYRWMAPEVIEHKPYDHKADVFSFGIVLWELLTGKLPYEYLTPLQAAVGVVQKGLRPTIPKNTPPKLADLLEKCWQQDPSLRPDFTEIIEILKQISKEVAEEVDDRKKDKDKGFLSVLRRGHQ, from the exons atggtGATGGAAAGCTGTAGTAGTAGAAGTGTGGAATCATCGCCGTCGCGGACGACGGCGGCGAATAGCAGTAACAGTCACCGGCAACAGATGAAGAAGTTACAAGTTTACAATGAAGTTCTTCACCGACTTAAAGAGATTAATAATGAAGAAGCTAATGAAGCTGGTTTTGATGATCAACTTTTGGCTCATTTCAATCGCCTGCCTACaag GTATGCACTTGATGTAAATGTGGAAAGGGCTGAAGATGTACTCATGCACAAACGTTTACTGCATTTAGCGCACGATCCTGCTAACAGGCCTGCATTTGATGTCCGGCTAGTACAG GTTTCTCCAACAACTGATGTTAGTTCGGATGATTTAACTTATTCTAGCTCTCCTAGACACCaaacttccaatag CATTCATCCACCACCAGCCTTCGGTTCATCACCTAACCTTGAAGCCCTTGCACTTGAAGCTAATGAGTCTCAAGTTCGGAATGGTGATAGTGCTGTAAATAGCTACTCAACTATGCGCAG GCCCATGCATGAGATTACCTTTTCAACAGAAGACAAACCAAAGCTGTTGAGCCAG TTAACTGCCTTGCTAGCAGAAGTGGGACTGAACATTCAGGAAGCCCATGCATTTTCCACCGTAGATCGCTACTCACTAGATGTCTTTGTTGTTGATGGTTGGCCATATGAG GAAACCGAGCAGCTTCGAACAGCGTTGGAAAGAGAACTTTGTAATCTTGAG AAACAATCTTGGCTAATCCAACATTCATCCTCTACATTAAGTGAGCTAGATCAAGCAAGCACACCTTGCCAACCTAGTCACCTGACAATACCTAATGACGGGACTGATGTATGGGAAATTGATTCTCGGTTTCTGATTCTTGACCGTAAAGTTGCATCTGGATCATATGGTGATTT ATATAAAGGTACGTATCGTAGTCAAGAAGTGGCTATCAAGATTCTTAAAACCGAGCGTGTAAACTCAGATTTGCAGAAAGAGTTTGCTCAAGAAGTTTACATCTTAAG GAAAGTCAGGCATAAAAACGTTGTGCAGTTCATAGGAGCATGTACCAAACCTCCAAGCTTGTGCATTGTGACTG AGTTCATGAGCGGTGGAAGTGTCTATGACTATCTGCACAAACAAAAGGGTACATTTAAGCTTCCTATGTTACTCAAAGTATCAATAGATATATCAAAGGGTATGAACTACCTGCACCAGAATAACATAATACACCGGGACCTCAAGGCTGCAAATCTTCTGATGGATGAACACGAA GTTGTTAAGGTAGCTGATTTTGGTGTTGCAAGAGTGAAGGCTCAGACTGGTGTCATGACAGCAGAAACGGGGACATACCGATGGATGGCTCCTGAG GTCATTGAACACAAGCCCTATGATCACAAGGCCGATGTTTTCAGTTTTGGGATTGTATTATGGGAGTTGCTTACTGGAAAG CTTCCATATGAGTATTTAACCCCGCTACAGGCAGCTGTTGGTGTGGTTCAAAAG GGGTTACGACCTACAATTCCAAAGAATACTCCTCCAAAGCTTGCTGATTTGCTTGAGAAATGTTGGCAACAAGACCCAAGTTTGAGACCGGACTTTACAGAAATTATTGAGATTCTAAAGCAGATATCTAAGGAG GTTGCAGAAGAAGTAGATGACCGGAAAAAGGACAAGGACAAAGGATTCCTATCTGTGCTTAGACGGGGACATCAATGA